The Flavobacteriales bacterium genome includes a window with the following:
- a CDS encoding NAD(P)(+) transhydrogenase (Re/Si-specific) subunit beta — protein MGDYILEIAYLIASVLYILGLKMMSGPKTARSGNLWAAAGMTIAIIATIFLYTDDSGQHLHNLPWIGAGIVIGSVLGWIIAKRVEMTAMPQMVSLFNGMGGACAAIIGLIEFPHYIHTGDWLILTTIFAGLVIGSTSFAGSMIAFLKLNGNLNKDIRLPFYNILNTLLIIAAVGLTICLAGGHIHTNPEMWVYILLGLSLTYGVMFVLPIGGADMPVVISLLNSFTGMAAAFGGFLYGNMAMLTGGILVGSAGTILTVVMTRAMNRSLSAVIFGAFGTGGATAAAASGEQKSYKQTNPSDLAVLLNYSSKVIIVPGYGLAVAQAQHVVHEMEQLLESRGVEVKYAIHPVAGRMPGHMNVLLAESNVEYDKLVEMEDINPEFATTDVVLVLGANDVVNPAAKEDPSSPIYGMPILNVEDAKHTVVNKRSMSVGYAGIDNDLFYRDKTSMLFGDAKKVLTELVSELKGL, from the coding sequence TACATATTGGAGATCGCGTACCTCATTGCATCGGTATTGTACATTCTGGGATTGAAAATGATGAGCGGTCCGAAGACCGCCCGAAGCGGAAACCTGTGGGCGGCCGCGGGTATGACCATTGCCATCATTGCCACCATTTTTCTCTACACGGACGATAGCGGACAGCACCTGCACAACCTGCCTTGGATAGGCGCGGGTATCGTCATCGGTTCGGTGCTTGGTTGGATCATTGCCAAACGTGTGGAAATGACCGCCATGCCACAGATGGTTTCGCTGTTCAACGGAATGGGCGGTGCGTGTGCGGCCATCATCGGACTCATCGAATTCCCGCATTACATCCATACGGGCGATTGGCTCATCCTCACCACCATTTTTGCCGGACTTGTGATCGGTAGCACTTCGTTTGCAGGTAGTATGATCGCTTTCCTGAAGCTGAACGGTAACCTGAACAAGGATATCCGACTGCCCTTCTACAATATTCTCAATACACTACTCATCATTGCGGCAGTTGGCCTCACCATCTGCTTGGCCGGTGGTCACATTCACACCAACCCTGAAATGTGGGTATACATTCTTCTTGGTTTGAGTTTGACCTATGGCGTGATGTTCGTACTGCCAATTGGTGGTGCAGATATGCCTGTGGTCATCTCGCTGCTGAACTCCTTTACGGGAATGGCAGCCGCCTTCGGTGGCTTCCTTTACGGCAATATGGCCATGCTAACGGGTGGTATCCTTGTCGGTTCGGCAGGTACCATTCTTACAGTAGTAATGACACGGGCCATGAACCGCTCATTGTCTGCCGTCATCTTTGGCGCATTCGGTACAGGCGGAGCAACAGCAGCCGCAGCGAGTGGTGAGCAGAAATCATACAAGCAGACCAACCCGAGCGACCTTGCCGTTTTGCTGAATTATTCAAGCAAGGTGATTATTGTTCCTGGTTATGGTTTGGCAGTGGCGCAGGCACAGCACGTGGTGCATGAGATGGAGCAATTGCTTGAAAGCCGCGGTGTGGAAGTGAAATACGCCATTCACCCGGTGGCGGGCCGAATGCCCGGACACATGAACGTGTTGCTGGCAGAAAGCAACGTGGAGTACGACAAGCTGGTGGAAATGGAAGACATCAACCCAGAGTTTGCCACCACCGATGTAGTGCTTGTTCTTGGCGCAAACGATGTAGTGAACCCTGCCGCCAAGGAAGACCCCTCCTCGCCTATCTACGGCATGCCTATTCTGAACGTGGAAGATGCCAAACACACCGTAGTGAACAAGCGCAGCATGAGCGTGGGCTATGCTGGCATTGACAACGACCTCTTTTACCGCGACAAGACCAGCATGCTCTTTGGCGATGCCAAGAAGGTGCTTACGGAGTTGGTGAGTGAGTTGAAGGGGTTGTGA